In Parasegetibacter sp. NRK P23, a single genomic region encodes these proteins:
- a CDS encoding C25 family cysteine peptidase: protein MKRIFTIILVLLSWAGYGQFNNSWIDYNKTYYKFKVASSGLYRISQASLAAAGLENVPMAHLQLWRNGQEVTLYTTTTGTPASTDYVEFWGERNDGKPDRALYREARFQHSDRHSLYTDSAAFFLTVNPAGNNKRFETVANDVAAPPVPKENYFMHTVDTVYKARINPGFAARIGEYVYSSAYDQGEFWSSNVISNNANGLLRSFSSLAPYTSGPAATIKIGVAGNFLNTRNVKVQLGTTDLLDKAMNFMQDSIFTMGNIPASSLSSGTASIKILNGSQVSTDRMVVSFTSLTYPREFRFGNQLNFHFSLPESASGNYLEIREFNSGGVAPVLYDITNGKRYVMNNATPNIFKVMLAPSSTPRTLMMVGQQAANIRQVQGMTKRNFTDFYNSTAQGDYLIISNPLLYDGPQGNPVERYRDYRKSSAGGNHNAIVIDIHELEDQFAFGINKHPSSIKNFLSFARSRFAVKPKFVLLMGRGVLYDAYYDQQKNDNAKRLNLIPTFGSPGSDNFLSAEGTFIGTPETPIGRLAVITPQEIEDYLEKVKEYELAQQTPSCNIADKSWMKNVLQVTGASDQYLGTVLCNYMNGYKKTLDDSLFGARMHTFCKTTTGIGQEAATLQISKLFEEGVSILNYFGHSSATILEFSINDPESYNSQGKYPVFLVNGCNAGGFFAYDITRLTSKSTLTEKFNLSKQRGSIAFVASTHFGIVSYLNIYIDAIYKMIGKTDYGNSLGLIHKDAMERIISVAGQDDYTARLHAEQISIHGDPALKFNAFAKPDYAIDEPSIKVTPSFLTIAESRFELDIKVHNIGNMSGDSLLVKVIRTLPDNTADTLYYDKIKPVAAGDSIYLSVPIIATRDKGLNKVTVELDPENTTDELCENNNRVVKDVVVYEDEARPVYPYRFSIVNKRPEKFVASTSNPFGKEMEYVLQIDTTEQYNSPLLREQKVSSAGGVLEFNPSVNLLDSTVYYWRTAVVPQDGTEFKWSTSSFVYLPDSETGWNQSHYYQFLKNEAEKLKYDAEKKIAFSEAITSFKFFTTLFVNDNIAPLTFLNDVVKTLSYCGTYANSLVFMAYDKKTGKQIRNQRIGSAGLLKSRNPVCPANGIDVGVFYYYNHQNAAGRHDAVTFLDSINNDAIIAIWNAAPSTSGSTIFVNDWKNDVSVYGDDALYSRFKEIGINTIDSFTSNRPFLFILDKDKDGNITVVDQRVGKNNAESFTSRYSISHHGNNGTLKALETGTAKEWKSLHWRSSYGSAAVDQSEFRLYGIKNDFSEDLLYKSAKLEQDTTLDFVDPTAYPKLKLVLAQQETTNHEPRQLKYWQIKYGEVPEGALSAKDYFSTKDTVELGEKVDFNIAFRNISQTPFDSLRLKFLLVDRNNNTHQLATERIDSLRVGESTILKPVIDTKLYPGANTIYLEVNPDNDQPEQHHFNNFLYRNLYVRPDETNPLLDVTFDGMHILNKDIVSSKPNITIKLKDEARFMPLSDTAAVTVTLRYMEQGGWTRTFKVDGDTLRFTPPSDPQTDNTAMLEFMPHLLQDGEYELTVKGTDRSENNAGNLEYKVVFQTYNKPMISNMLNYPNPFTTSTAFVFTITGSEIPQNIRIQVLTVTGKIVREITKAELGPLRIGRNITEFKWDGTDQYGQKLANGVYLYRVLTNLNGKSLEKFSAESDKTDRFFTNGYGKMYLMR, encoded by the coding sequence ATGAAAAGAATCTTTACCATTATTCTTGTTTTACTGAGTTGGGCGGGCTATGGTCAGTTTAACAACAGTTGGATCGATTATAACAAAACCTATTATAAATTCAAGGTGGCGTCAAGCGGGCTTTACCGCATCAGCCAGGCGTCGCTTGCCGCGGCAGGACTGGAGAACGTTCCCATGGCGCACCTTCAGTTATGGCGGAACGGGCAGGAAGTTACATTGTATACCACCACTACAGGCACGCCTGCTTCAACGGATTATGTGGAATTCTGGGGGGAAAGAAACGATGGGAAACCTGACAGGGCACTGTACAGGGAAGCACGGTTTCAGCATTCAGACAGGCATAGTTTGTACACGGATTCGGCAGCGTTTTTTCTTACGGTAAACCCTGCGGGAAACAACAAACGTTTTGAAACCGTAGCCAACGATGTTGCCGCCCCGCCCGTGCCCAAAGAGAATTATTTTATGCACACAGTGGATACTGTTTACAAAGCAAGAATTAACCCGGGATTTGCGGCACGGATTGGAGAATATGTGTACAGTTCCGCTTATGACCAGGGGGAATTCTGGTCGAGCAATGTGATCTCCAATAATGCGAACGGCCTTTTAAGGTCTTTTTCAAGCCTGGCCCCCTACACATCCGGACCTGCCGCAACCATCAAAATTGGTGTTGCAGGGAACTTTCTAAACACCCGAAACGTAAAAGTACAGTTGGGAACAACGGACCTGCTGGACAAAGCGATGAACTTCATGCAGGATTCCATCTTTACCATGGGCAATATTCCGGCGTCCTCCCTGAGTTCCGGAACAGCAAGCATAAAAATTTTGAACGGATCACAGGTGTCAACTGATAGAATGGTGGTTTCTTTTACCTCACTTACTTATCCCCGGGAGTTTCGTTTCGGAAACCAACTGAATTTTCATTTCTCATTGCCGGAATCCGCCAGTGGAAATTACCTGGAGATCAGGGAGTTCAATAGTGGAGGTGTCGCACCTGTACTGTATGATATTACAAACGGGAAAAGGTATGTAATGAATAACGCCACGCCAAATATATTTAAGGTGATGCTCGCGCCTTCATCCACTCCCCGGACGTTGATGATGGTAGGGCAACAGGCTGCTAATATCCGGCAGGTCCAGGGTATGACGAAACGAAATTTTACGGACTTCTACAATTCAACGGCACAAGGAGATTACCTTATAATATCTAACCCGCTGCTTTATGATGGTCCGCAGGGGAATCCGGTTGAGCGTTACCGTGACTACAGAAAATCTTCGGCTGGCGGCAACCACAATGCAATAGTGATTGATATACATGAACTGGAGGACCAATTCGCGTTCGGGATTAATAAACATCCTTCCAGCATCAAGAACTTTTTGTCCTTTGCCAGGTCCAGGTTCGCGGTAAAACCAAAATTTGTGTTGCTGATGGGAAGGGGCGTACTGTATGATGCCTATTATGACCAGCAAAAAAATGACAACGCAAAAAGATTAAACCTGATTCCCACGTTTGGAAGTCCGGGTTCAGATAATTTTCTTTCAGCGGAGGGCACTTTTATTGGTACCCCGGAAACACCTATCGGCAGGTTGGCCGTAATTACGCCGCAGGAGATTGAAGATTATCTTGAAAAGGTGAAGGAGTATGAGCTGGCGCAACAAACACCCTCCTGTAATATCGCGGATAAGTCATGGATGAAGAACGTGTTGCAGGTAACGGGCGCAAGTGATCAGTACCTGGGAACTGTATTGTGCAACTATATGAATGGCTACAAGAAAACGCTGGATGATTCTTTGTTTGGCGCCAGAATGCACACTTTCTGTAAAACCACCACTGGTATCGGTCAGGAGGCGGCAACACTGCAGATCAGCAAACTTTTTGAGGAAGGTGTGAGCATCCTGAATTATTTCGGGCACTCTTCCGCAACGATATTAGAGTTCAGTATTAATGATCCGGAAAGCTACAACAGCCAGGGCAAATACCCGGTATTCCTGGTGAATGGTTGCAATGCAGGAGGGTTTTTCGCTTACGATATCACCCGCCTTACTTCCAAATCAACCCTCACGGAAAAATTTAACCTCTCCAAACAACGCGGCTCCATTGCTTTTGTAGCCAGTACGCATTTTGGCATCGTGAGCTACCTTAATATTTACATTGATGCCATCTATAAAATGATTGGGAAAACGGATTATGGCAATTCTCTCGGCCTGATCCATAAAGATGCGATGGAAAGGATTATATCCGTTGCAGGGCAGGACGATTACACCGCGCGCCTGCATGCGGAGCAGATATCCATTCATGGCGATCCGGCATTAAAGTTCAACGCTTTCGCGAAGCCGGACTATGCTATTGATGAACCTTCCATAAAGGTGACCCCTTCTTTTCTTACGATAGCTGAAAGCAGGTTTGAACTGGATATTAAAGTGCACAATATTGGAAACATGTCGGGCGATTCGCTCCTCGTTAAGGTGATCCGTACCTTGCCCGATAATACGGCCGATACACTTTATTATGATAAGATCAAACCCGTTGCGGCAGGAGACTCTATTTATCTTTCCGTACCCATTATCGCTACACGAGACAAGGGACTCAACAAGGTTACAGTTGAACTTGATCCTGAAAACACCACGGATGAATTGTGTGAAAACAACAACAGGGTCGTGAAAGATGTGGTGGTGTATGAAGATGAAGCCAGACCTGTTTATCCTTACAGGTTCTCCATTGTAAACAAGCGTCCGGAAAAGTTTGTTGCTTCCACTTCCAATCCCTTCGGGAAGGAAATGGAATATGTGCTGCAGATTGACACAACGGAACAGTATAATTCCCCGCTTTTAAGGGAACAAAAGGTTTCTTCCGCGGGTGGTGTACTGGAATTCAACCCTTCAGTTAATTTGCTGGACAGTACCGTATATTACTGGCGCACAGCGGTAGTGCCGCAGGATGGAACTGAGTTCAAATGGTCAACTTCTTCCTTCGTTTATCTACCTGATTCTGAAACAGGATGGAACCAGTCCCATTATTACCAGTTCCTGAAAAATGAGGCTGAAAAACTAAAATATGATGCTGAAAAGAAAATTGCCTTTTCTGAAGCCATCACATCGTTTAAATTCTTTACCACTCTGTTTGTAAATGATAACATAGCGCCGCTTACTTTTCTCAACGATGTGGTGAAAACGCTGAGTTATTGCGGAACTTATGCGAATTCACTTGTATTCATGGCCTATGATAAGAAAACAGGCAAACAAATCCGGAACCAGCGTATTGGAAGCGCAGGGTTACTGAAAAGCAGAAACCCGGTATGCCCGGCAAATGGAATTGATGTGGGCGTATTTTATTACTACAACCACCAGAATGCCGCAGGAAGACATGATGCTGTAACTTTCCTCGATAGCATAAACAATGATGCGATAATTGCCATTTGGAACGCGGCCCCCTCCACCTCAGGTTCCACGATATTTGTGAACGACTGGAAGAATGATGTAAGTGTTTATGGTGATGACGCGCTGTACAGCCGGTTTAAAGAGATAGGCATAAATACGATTGACTCCTTTACCAGCAATAGGCCATTCCTGTTCATTCTGGATAAAGATAAAGATGGAAATATTACTGTAGTGGATCAGCGGGTGGGTAAAAACAATGCTGAAAGTTTTACCAGCAGGTACAGCATTTCCCATCATGGAAATAATGGTACACTCAAAGCGCTGGAAACAGGAACAGCCAAAGAATGGAAGTCTTTACACTGGAGATCGTCGTATGGATCTGCGGCTGTGGATCAGTCCGAATTCAGGCTTTACGGCATTAAAAATGATTTTTCTGAAGACCTGCTTTATAAGAGCGCCAAACTGGAACAGGATACTACTCTTGACTTTGTAGACCCTACTGCTTATCCGAAGCTGAAGCTCGTTCTTGCTCAACAGGAAACCACTAATCACGAACCACGGCAATTGAAATACTGGCAGATTAAATACGGAGAAGTACCGGAGGGAGCCTTGTCGGCAAAAGATTATTTCAGTACAAAAGATACCGTGGAACTGGGAGAGAAGGTTGACTTTAATATCGCGTTCAGAAATATAAGTCAGACACCTTTCGATAGTTTAAGGCTGAAATTCCTGCTCGTGGACAGAAATAACAATACCCATCAACTGGCCACAGAAAGAATAGATTCTCTGCGAGTAGGTGAATCAACCATACTCAAACCAGTAATTGATACCAAACTTTATCCCGGCGCCAATACGATCTATCTGGAAGTGAATCCGGACAACGATCAACCTGAACAGCATCATTTCAATAATTTCCTTTACAGGAATCTCTATGTGCGGCCCGATGAAACCAATCCTTTGCTGGATGTTACTTTCGATGGCATGCATATCCTCAATAAGGATATCGTTTCTTCCAAACCTAATATTACCATCAAGCTGAAGGACGAGGCCCGTTTCATGCCGTTAAGCGATACCGCCGCGGTAACCGTGACCCTGCGTTATATGGAACAAGGTGGCTGGACGCGCACCTTTAAGGTGGACGGCGATACGCTCAGGTTTACACCACCTTCTGACCCGCAAACCGACAATACGGCCATGCTCGAATTCATGCCGCATTTGTTGCAGGATGGAGAGTACGAACTTACGGTGAAAGGGACCGACAGGAGTGAGAACAACGCAGGTAACCTGGAATATAAAGTGGTGTTCCAGACCTACAATAAACCGATGATCTCCAATATGCTGAACTATCCGAATCCGTTCACCACCTCCACGGCGTTCGTGTTTACGATAACAGGCAGCGAAATACCACAAAACATACGGATACAGGTCCTTACCGTAACGGGTAAGATCGTGCGCGAGATTACCAAAGCAGAACTGGGGCCGCTCCGCATCGGAAGGAACATCACCGAATTCAAATGGGACGGAACCGACCAATACGGACAAAAGCTGGCGAATGGCGTGTACCTGTACCGCGTGCTTACTAACCTAAACGGCAAATCCTTGGAGAAATTCAGTGCTGAAAGCGATAAAACCGACCGCTTCTTTACCAACGGCTACGGAAAAATGTACCTGATGCGCTAG
- a CDS encoding PorV/PorQ family protein, which translates to MLILKEDRMKYLRPFIIALLFMAGTKPLLAQFRKYSNEFLNIGAGARGLGMGGAQVAGVEDVTAGYWNPAGLTGVKNDPQLSIMHAEYFAGIGKYDYAGLAIPTANNKRTIGISVLRFAVDDIPNTLFLVEPDGTINYNNIQTFSSADYAFLLSMAQELKSSREGRRVSFGGNAKIIHRKVGSFATAWGFGIDAGFQVIDKKWRFGITARDLTTTFNAWTFTFTDREKEVLYLTNNEIPIKSTELTAPRLVIGGGYNFKISKSISMMAEANIDLTFDGRRNTVISSDPLSADPKLGLEATYKDVFSIRAGINNFQRALADGDTLNQKKVWIYQPAIGAGFKLNNFYIDYAFTNLANQSNPLFTHIFSLKFNLKKKEK; encoded by the coding sequence ATGCTTATTCTGAAAGAAGACCGGATGAAATACCTGAGACCGTTTATTATTGCCTTGCTATTTATGGCGGGAACAAAGCCTTTGCTCGCCCAGTTCCGCAAGTATTCCAACGAATTCCTCAACATCGGTGCCGGTGCAAGAGGATTGGGGATGGGTGGCGCCCAGGTAGCGGGGGTGGAAGATGTGACCGCAGGTTACTGGAACCCGGCCGGGCTTACGGGGGTAAAGAACGATCCGCAACTCAGTATCATGCACGCCGAGTACTTCGCGGGCATCGGGAAATATGATTACGCGGGACTTGCTATTCCCACAGCTAACAATAAGCGCACCATCGGCATCTCCGTACTCAGGTTCGCGGTAGATGATATTCCCAATACCTTATTCCTGGTGGAACCGGACGGAACCATCAATTACAACAACATCCAGACCTTTTCTTCCGCAGACTATGCTTTTTTGCTTTCCATGGCCCAGGAGTTGAAATCTTCCAGGGAAGGGCGGAGGGTAAGTTTCGGGGGCAACGCCAAAATCATTCACCGGAAAGTGGGGAGCTTTGCCACCGCCTGGGGATTTGGTATTGATGCCGGCTTCCAGGTTATTGATAAGAAATGGCGCTTCGGGATCACCGCAAGGGACCTTACGACCACTTTCAACGCCTGGACATTCACTTTCACCGACAGGGAAAAAGAAGTGCTCTACCTCACCAACAATGAAATTCCGATTAAATCCACCGAACTCACGGCGCCACGTCTGGTTATCGGAGGAGGGTACAATTTCAAAATAAGCAAGTCCATCAGCATGATGGCGGAAGCGAATATTGACCTCACCTTCGATGGAAGAAGAAATACAGTGATCAGCAGTGATCCTTTAAGTGCAGATCCGAAACTCGGATTGGAAGCTACTTACAAGGATGTGTTCAGCATCCGGGCGGGTATCAATAATTTTCAGCGGGCCCTCGCAGATGGGGACACCCTCAATCAAAAGAAAGTGTGGATCTATCAACCGGCCATAGGTGCGGGATTTAAGTTGAATAACTTTTATATCGACTATGCGTTCACGAACCTTGCAAACCAGTCAAACCCTTTGTTTACGCATATCTTCTCGCTGAAGTTCAACCTGAAGAAAAAAGAAAAATGA
- the tyrS gene encoding tyrosine--tRNA ligase, translating into MDLVAELRWRGMFHDMTPGTDAQLNKEMTTGYIGFDPTADSLHIGSLVPILMLVHLQRAGHKPIALVGGATGMVGDPSFKAEERKMLDEDALQKNLAGIRAQLEKFLNFDPSLPNAAEMANNYDWFKDFSFLDFIRVVGKHITVNYMMAKDSVKKRIEGDSGISFTEFTYQLIQGYDYVWLNKHKNCKIQMGGSDQWGNITTGTELIRRMGGSDAFALTCPLVTKTDGSKFGKSEQGNVWLDPAKTSPFHFYQFWLNASDADAEKWIKLFTLLDKATCESLIEQHKADPAARLLQKRLAEEITRFVHSQEALDEALETTAKLFNAQSAPAESLSVSDLEEMNGIVKIDYAREKLATGIDPISFLAETGIFPSKGEARKMLQNGGISINRKKIEDMTTPVMEDMLLHNTYLLVQKGKKNYYLVKFS; encoded by the coding sequence ATGGACCTGGTAGCAGAACTCCGCTGGAGAGGAATGTTCCACGATATGACCCCCGGCACCGACGCCCAATTGAACAAGGAAATGACCACCGGCTACATCGGGTTCGACCCAACGGCCGACTCCCTGCACATCGGGAGCCTGGTGCCCATCCTGATGCTGGTGCACCTGCAACGTGCCGGGCATAAACCCATTGCCCTGGTGGGCGGCGCCACCGGTATGGTAGGAGACCCGTCCTTTAAGGCCGAAGAAAGGAAAATGCTGGACGAAGACGCCCTTCAAAAAAACCTCGCGGGCATCCGGGCGCAGTTGGAAAAGTTCCTCAATTTCGACCCGTCTCTTCCGAATGCGGCTGAAATGGCCAACAACTACGACTGGTTCAAAGATTTTTCCTTCCTCGATTTTATCCGTGTGGTGGGCAAACACATCACGGTAAATTATATGATGGCCAAAGACTCCGTGAAAAAACGGATCGAAGGCGACAGCGGGATCAGCTTCACTGAATTCACATACCAGTTGATCCAGGGCTACGATTATGTGTGGCTGAACAAACACAAAAACTGTAAAATCCAGATGGGTGGCAGCGACCAGTGGGGCAATATCACCACCGGAACCGAACTGATCCGCCGCATGGGCGGCTCCGACGCCTTCGCGCTTACCTGTCCGCTGGTTACAAAAACGGATGGCAGCAAATTCGGGAAATCCGAACAGGGCAATGTATGGCTCGATCCCGCAAAAACATCTCCCTTCCATTTCTACCAGTTCTGGCTCAACGCATCCGACGCGGACGCGGAGAAATGGATCAAACTGTTTACGCTCCTCGATAAAGCCACCTGCGAAAGCCTGATCGAACAACATAAGGCCGACCCCGCCGCCCGTCTTTTGCAGAAAAGACTGGCCGAAGAAATCACCCGCTTCGTTCACAGCCAGGAAGCGCTGGACGAAGCGTTGGAAACCACCGCCAAGCTGTTCAACGCGCAATCCGCCCCGGCTGAATCGCTCAGCGTAAGTGATCTCGAGGAGATGAATGGCATCGTGAAAATTGATTACGCCAGGGAAAAACTGGCAACAGGTATTGATCCGATCAGTTTCCTTGCTGAAACCGGCATCTTCCCGAGTAAAGGAGAAGCCAGGAAAATGTTGCAGAACGGCGGCATCAGTATCAACAGGAAAAAGATAGAAGACATGACCACTCCGGTAATGGAAGATATGTTGTTGCACAACACTTACCTGCTGGTACAAAAAGGAAAGAAGAATTATTACCTGGTGAAATTTTCCTGA
- the proC gene encoding pyrroline-5-carboxylate reductase, with amino-acid sequence MAYKKIAVIGGGNLGSAIAEGLIKSGFSQPYDITVTKRNVSTLKSLEEKGVKTSSDNVAAVTEADIIILAVKPYNYQEILSGFTSALNPQKHLLISVISGVYVKDLAAIAGNEIPIFRAMPNTAIAIQESMTCISYIAASTEQIGHVNNLFSNLGSVVVIDEKLMDAATVLGACGTAYAMRYIRANIQGGIEIGFDAATASLIAAQTVKGAAELLLQRNTHPEQEIDKVTTPKGCTIAGLNEMEHQGFSSSLIKGISTSYQKIAKDM; translated from the coding sequence ATGGCCTACAAAAAAATAGCCGTGATCGGCGGAGGAAACCTTGGTTCCGCGATAGCGGAAGGATTGATTAAAAGCGGGTTCTCCCAGCCTTACGATATTACCGTTACCAAACGGAATGTTTCCACGTTAAAATCACTGGAAGAGAAAGGGGTAAAAACCAGTTCTGATAACGTGGCCGCTGTCACGGAAGCCGACATTATTATACTTGCGGTAAAACCATACAATTATCAGGAAATACTTTCCGGTTTCACATCCGCCCTCAATCCCCAAAAGCACCTGCTCATCTCCGTGATATCAGGGGTATATGTAAAGGACCTCGCCGCGATTGCCGGGAACGAAATCCCCATTTTCAGGGCCATGCCCAATACAGCGATCGCTATCCAGGAAAGCATGACCTGTATCAGTTATATCGCGGCTTCCACCGAGCAGATCGGGCACGTGAACAACCTGTTCAGTAACCTAGGCTCCGTGGTGGTGATCGATGAAAAGCTGATGGATGCCGCAACGGTGCTGGGTGCCTGTGGTACCGCTTATGCGATGCGTTACATCCGGGCCAATATACAGGGAGGAATCGAGATCGGTTTTGACGCCGCCACCGCCAGCCTGATCGCCGCACAAACGGTAAAAGGCGCTGCGGAACTTTTGTTGCAAAGAAACACACACCCCGAACAGGAGATTGACAAGGTAACCACACCCAAAGGCTGTACCATCGCCGGTTTGAACGAAATGGAACACCAGGGTTTCAGTTCTTCACTCATCAAAGGAATTTCCACTTCTTATCAGAAGATCGCGAAAGACATGTAA
- the purL gene encoding phosphoribosylformylglycinamidine synthase subunit PurL produces the protein MEITLSVAEKLGIRPEEFEMIKQILGRTPNFAELSAYSVMWSEHCSYKNSIKWLKTLPRKGKRLLVEAGEENAGLMDIGDGWGVVFKIESHNHPSAIEPFQGAATGVGGIHRDIFTMGARPIAALNSLRFGNIEEDKTRHLLAGVVHGIGHYGNCFGVPTVGGEIYFEECYHTNPLVNAMSVGVVKAGQTVSATAEGVGNPVFIVGSATGKDGMGGAAFASADITENSIEDLPAVQVGDPFQEKKLLEACLEVIQNGGLVGMQDMGAAGIICSTSEMSAKGGVGMIINLEKVPTRQANMKAWELLLSESQERMLMVVEKGREKEITAIFEKWDLPCSEIGEVTGDGILRFYMNGELEAELPAESMVLGGGAPVYTREYKEPAYLEKVKAFNPDTIAVPSNLKATAEKIITIPNIASKRWIYHQYDSMVGTGNTSTNSPSDAQVVLVKETNKALAVTVDCNSRYVFSDPYVGGMIAVSEAARNIVCSGGLPLGVTNCLNFGNPYDPEVYYQFVYAIKGMGAACEKFETPITGGNVSFYNQSPDGPVYPTPTIGMVGLLESMDEKMTLDFKAAGDHIYLVGHQSNDINSSEYLHKVCGVEYSPAPAFDLENEFNVQQAISQLIKSKLIDSAHDISEGGLFVTLAESGFNRNLGFAVQLPADLRKDAALFGEAQSRVVVSVKESNRAAFEKELTATGCAFSQLGTVTEGEVRVNGEGWNNIGYWKNLYDTALENVIGGGVAEDALSAI, from the coding sequence ATGGAAATTACCCTCAGTGTAGCCGAAAAACTCGGCATCCGTCCGGAAGAGTTTGAAATGATCAAGCAAATACTCGGGCGCACCCCCAATTTTGCGGAACTCAGCGCTTACTCCGTGATGTGGAGCGAGCATTGCAGTTATAAGAATTCAATCAAATGGCTGAAGACCCTTCCCCGCAAAGGCAAACGTTTGCTGGTAGAAGCCGGAGAAGAGAATGCCGGCCTGATGGATATCGGCGATGGCTGGGGCGTTGTTTTCAAAATTGAATCGCACAACCACCCTTCCGCTATTGAACCTTTCCAGGGCGCCGCAACCGGGGTAGGTGGTATCCACCGTGATATTTTTACCATGGGCGCCAGGCCCATCGCGGCTTTGAACAGCCTTCGCTTCGGCAACATCGAAGAAGATAAAACACGTCACCTGCTCGCGGGTGTGGTACACGGCATTGGCCACTACGGCAACTGTTTCGGCGTACCCACAGTTGGTGGTGAAATATATTTTGAAGAATGCTACCATACCAACCCGCTGGTGAACGCCATGAGTGTGGGCGTGGTGAAAGCCGGTCAAACGGTTTCCGCAACCGCTGAAGGGGTGGGGAATCCTGTGTTTATCGTAGGTTCCGCTACTGGTAAGGATGGTATGGGCGGCGCGGCATTCGCTTCCGCCGACATCACGGAAAACAGTATTGAAGACCTCCCCGCTGTTCAGGTGGGCGATCCCTTCCAGGAAAAGAAACTGCTCGAAGCCTGCCTGGAAGTGATCCAGAACGGCGGACTGGTAGGCATGCAGGATATGGGCGCTGCCGGTATCATCTGCTCCACTTCTGAAATGAGCGCCAAAGGCGGCGTGGGTATGATAATCAACCTGGAGAAAGTACCTACACGTCAGGCCAATATGAAGGCATGGGAGTTATTGCTCTCTGAAAGCCAGGAAAGAATGCTGATGGTGGTGGAGAAAGGTCGTGAAAAAGAAATTACCGCCATCTTCGAAAAATGGGACCTGCCCTGCTCCGAGATCGGGGAAGTAACCGGCGACGGTATCCTCCGTTTCTATATGAACGGTGAACTGGAAGCCGAACTGCCCGCTGAAAGTATGGTGCTGGGCGGCGGTGCACCCGTTTATACCCGCGAATACAAAGAACCCGCTTACCTCGAAAAAGTAAAAGCGTTCAATCCCGATACCATCGCGGTACCTTCCAACCTGAAGGCCACGGCGGAAAAAATCATCACGATCCCGAACATCGCCAGCAAAAGATGGATCTACCACCAGTACGACAGCATGGTAGGCACCGGGAACACCTCTACCAATTCACCTTCCGATGCGCAGGTGGTATTGGTGAAAGAAACGAATAAGGCCCTGGCAGTTACCGTGGATTGTAACAGCCGCTACGTATTCTCCGATCCCTATGTGGGCGGCATGATCGCCGTTTCAGAAGCGGCCCGGAATATTGTATGCAGTGGCGGGCTTCCACTTGGTGTGACCAACTGCCTTAATTTCGGTAACCCTTATGATCCCGAAGTATATTACCAGTTCGTGTACGCCATCAAAGGAATGGGCGCGGCCTGCGAAAAGTTTGAAACGCCGATTACCGGTGGAAACGTGAGCTTCTACAACCAATCCCCTGATGGACCGGTTTATCCGACACCCACCATCGGTATGGTTGGACTGCTCGAAAGCATGGACGAAAAGATGACCCTCGATTTCAAAGCGGCAGGCGATCATATCTACCTGGTAGGCCATCAATCGAACGACATCAATTCTTCTGAATACCTGCATAAAGTGTGCGGTGTGGAATATTCTCCCGCTCCCGCATTCGATCTTGAAAACGAGTTCAACGTGCAGCAGGCCATCAGCCAGCTCATCAAATCGAAACTGATCGATTCCGCGCACGACATCAGCGAAGGCGGCTTGTTCGTGACCCTCGCTGAAAGCGGCTTTAACCGTAACCTCGGTTTCGCGGTGCAACTGCCTGCTGACCTCCGTAAAGACGCGGCGCTCTTTGGTGAGGCGCAAAGCAGGGTGGTGGTGTCCGTGAAAGAGAGCAACCGTGCGGCTTTTGAAAAAGAACTGACCGCAACAGGCTGTGCTTTCTCCCAACTGGGAACCGTTACCGAAGGAGAAGTCCGGGTAAACGGAGAAGGATGGAACAACATCGGCTACTGGAAAAACCTGTACGATACAGCGCTGGAAAATGTGATTGGCGGCGGTGTGGCGGAAGATGCGCTGAGTGCGATATAA